The genomic segment GAAAGTCGACACTctgttaaaacaattaaatccATGTCAAAAGGGAGAAAACTAAGATTGGTTATAAAGTCGTCGAAATTGCAATATATGCTTCTTATATTCTGGGTTATCAATGtaaaatcatttttgtttACACTTACGTTACTTGTTAGATCGCAATAGTCACACTCTATATTCCTTGCCACTGTTATATTGTCTAAGTCATCTAGGGTTCGTACCATATCATCCATTGCATAaagtataagtatagatataggGTAAAAacacagttgttgtgtgaggTAAATTGGTATTTTTTAAGGTGATTAAATGACTTGTTATATAGGATATaggttttattatgaattgatTTAAATCTGTGATTAGATTATTGTGTTCTAGAGGATAACATAtgcaatttaaattgtaattacgtactactatttttttcatataaaagttAGACAcagaataaatgaaataacgattgtaactaaaagaaaaataacaaaaataaataaaggagcAGAGACTAATATTACATTCAAAAACGAGAGATAACAAAGAAACTAATGCAAGCAAAAATAGTCATTCACTAATCTTTAGATtctgaatatttatttcacttttaatttgaataataggCGAGTTTTCATTTTTCCTAATGTAGACCTTTCCATATGCCGTCCAGCAGAATTTAAAGAAGTTGCTCTTGGCGAAGTCCCGTGCCAGGAAAAATAAACGGGCCGCTTTCGCCGTCAGCTGCTCCGCAACAAATACAGGAGTATCCTCACTTATCTTCAGGCCAAGATGTTTGGCacacaattttgttttttgcctCACATTAAAACTCTTGCATAACTTGAGTACGTCATTTTTTAGTATGGTGGACGAGGTTTCTACGATTATGGGTGGATTTTTTACTCCTTCCTTTTTGACTCGTACTCTGAAGACATCCTTAATGTCTTCCTTTTTAATTTGGGAACCAATAGTACGTGAAAGATTAAGAACCATGTCTACCAGATCTTCCTTTGACTCGTTGGGTTTTTTTGGcacgttttttatttccaaattGGTTTTCCTTACGTCCATCTGCATGTTTTCTATTTTGTCTTCTAGTAAAGCTATGTGTTTTTTGTCTTCCTTTCTTTCTTCCTGGAGTTTTGTTATTGTTCTCTTCAACTCTTCATTTTGGGCAGTTACAAAAGCCACTGAAGTTTCTATGTTGCAGCTAGATCGTTGAATTTCTTTCAAAGTAACTGTGTTTTTTTCCAGCTGTTTCTGTTGTGCAGACATAAGTGATGTAATGAAGGCCTTCATTTCTTCTTTGAATTCGATTAGGTCAGACTGCGGCTCGTCTTGCCTCCTTCTTTTGTTACGTAGTGAAACATAGTGTTCGCCCCCGGTTGATAAATTCGGATCCGATTGGAATTGCGTTGCACATAGGAGATTC from the Amyelois transitella isolate CPQ chromosome 25, ilAmyTran1.1, whole genome shotgun sequence genome contains:
- the LOC132903368 gene encoding uncharacterized protein LOC132903368, yielding MQRTPPESPNAIITNLLCATQFQSDPNLSTGGEHYVSLRNKRRRQDEPQSDLIEFKEEMKAFITSLMSAQQKQLEKNTVTLKEIQRSSCNIETSVAFVTAQNEELKRTITKLQEERKEDKKHIALLEDKIENMQMDVRKTNLEIKNVPKKPNESKEDLVDMVLNLSRTIGSQIKKEDIKDVFRVRVKKEGVKNPPIIVETSSTILKNDVLKLCKSFNVRQKTKLCAKHLGLKISEDTPVFVAEQLTAKAARLFFLARDFAKSNFFKFCWTAYGKVYIRKNENSPIIQIKSEINIQNLKISE